The genomic region GAGGAGCCGGCGATCTCCATTTCGTATATGTCGAACGCCAGAATTTTGTCGTTGTTCGTTTTGATCTCGTAGTCGAGCACGACGCCGAGATGCCCGCTGAAATCCGGCGCGTCCTTAAGAGCAGCGGCGACTTCTTTCTCGTAATTTTCAACGGCCTTCCGCGCGTGCGACGCGAACTCCGCGTTGAGCGCCTCGCGCCCGCCGTCCGCCGGCGTGCCGCTGACGCACGGCGTCACTATCTTAGCAAAGAAGCCTAAGAAGTCGGATTTGTAGACGCCGAGCGCATGAAGCTTGAGCTCCGCCGACGCGGGGGCTGCCATGCAGAGGAGCGCGGCGGCGGAAAGAGCCGCGCTCCTTATGAAAGCACGCGATTTCATTACTCATCCTCCTTCGAAAGCACGGCCTTCGCCATGTTTCTTCCGAGCTCGCGGCAAAGCTTGAGATCCACTTCGGTGGGCGACGATTTGACCTCTATCGTCGGTTCGACCAGCCGCCAGTCGCAGCACTGCTCCGCGAATACCCGCAGCTCCGCCAGCGCGCCCTTGCTCCAGCTGTACGAGCCGCAGAGGCCGAGCACGCGGTTCTTCATCATTTTATTTTTCAAAGCGCGGCAAAGCGCCGCCACAGGCGGGTACAGCTCCGTGTTGTAGGTGCAGCTTCCAAGGACGAGCCCGCGGTATTTCCAGAT from Synergistes jonesii harbors:
- a CDS encoding RsiV family protein, whose amino-acid sequence is MKSRAFIRSAALSAAALLCMAAPASAELKLHALGVYKSDFLGFFAKIVTPCVSGTPADGGREALNAEFASHARKAVENYEKEVAAALKDAPDFSGHLGVVLDYEIKTNNDKILAFDIYEMEIAGSSSTTHKLYNFDKKSGALIELKSLFKPGADYVKAISENVKSQMRAANKRDKNSYWIAPEEKEGFSAIRPDQNFFVNDRGNIVVCFDKYEVAPGSTGSPEFEIPRSAVEPYLAK